The following proteins come from a genomic window of Campylobacter concisus:
- a CDS encoding FTR1 family iron permease: protein MNKIFKFMLIMLLPIWLVAKNDDYTQVAAQIKESLQKVITEYRAGNVEQAVSDTQNAYFGLFEDVEAGIRINLGQKKAYSMEKQFGEIRKAIKAGEAPDDVQKRIDQINSEIAEVLPVILNGHKLVGEYSDSPAQAAASGYDTSKFIPEWKVAFENLSAALDKAIASYEGDKQDDAKNSIQDAKFNDYRNTQLEIAVRQYIENGKSIDADIQRKMGEAISGITNGISKDDFKVKLEEIKKLAYDAVAKLPAETVKLAKVDMSSAVSSDSSEDSGTDYTQTVKNINDKIQAAIALYKGGNSAKAMGDIQDIYFDEFEGSGMENKVGAIDVNLKTAIEATFGNLVALMKSGADEKTLEESASKMSSQLAAALEKTSGSSSPWTLFIWALTIILREGFEALIIVAAVVAYLVKTGNAKQMGKVVYSSVGVAVILSFVMAWIMNIIFGEAAGQKRELMEGITMLVAVGLLFYVGFWLLSNAGAKKWNDYIKSHVSESISSGSSTALWWTVFLAVFREGAETVLFYQALIFDAKDSAGYSMIAAGFVVGLIVLLIVYFLFKIFAVKIPIKQFFIFTSAIIFYMSIVFVGKGVGELVEGKIFIPTIIKGLNFPDWMRDWLGLMPYYESLVPQIIMVLALIIGIVIMKSKQNKN from the coding sequence ATGAATAAAATTTTTAAATTTATGCTTATCATGCTACTGCCTATCTGGCTTGTGGCAAAAAATGACGACTATACACAAGTCGCAGCTCAGATAAAAGAGTCATTACAAAAAGTAATAACAGAGTATAGAGCTGGCAACGTCGAGCAAGCAGTTAGCGATACTCAAAATGCTTATTTTGGTCTGTTTGAAGATGTCGAAGCTGGCATCAGAATAAATTTAGGTCAGAAAAAAGCTTACTCTATGGAGAAACAGTTTGGCGAGATCAGAAAGGCGATAAAAGCTGGCGAAGCACCAGATGATGTGCAAAAAAGAATAGATCAGATAAATAGCGAAATCGCTGAAGTTTTGCCAGTTATTTTAAATGGTCATAAGCTTGTTGGTGAGTACTCAGACAGCCCAGCACAAGCTGCTGCAAGTGGCTATGACACTTCTAAATTTATCCCTGAGTGGAAGGTGGCATTTGAAAATTTATCAGCTGCTCTAGATAAAGCTATAGCAAGCTACGAGGGCGATAAACAAGATGATGCTAAAAATTCTATCCAAGATGCTAAATTTAATGATTATAGAAACACTCAACTTGAAATCGCCGTTCGCCAATATATAGAAAATGGCAAAAGCATAGATGCTGACATCCAAAGAAAGATGGGTGAAGCGATCAGTGGCATCACAAATGGCATAAGCAAAGATGACTTTAAAGTAAAGCTAGAAGAGATCAAAAAGTTAGCTTATGATGCCGTTGCAAAACTTCCAGCTGAAACAGTAAAACTAGCAAAAGTTGATATGAGCAGTGCAGTATCTAGCGATAGCAGCGAAGATAGTGGCACAGACTACACTCAAACTGTTAAAAACATAAATGACAAAATTCAAGCAGCCATCGCGCTTTACAAAGGTGGCAATAGTGCTAAAGCTATGGGCGATATCCAAGACATCTACTTTGATGAGTTTGAAGGTAGCGGCATGGAGAACAAAGTAGGTGCGATAGATGTAAATTTAAAAACAGCTATCGAAGCTACATTTGGTAACCTTGTAGCCCTTATGAAATCAGGTGCAGACGAAAAAACACTTGAAGAGAGTGCAAGCAAGATGTCATCTCAGCTAGCAGCTGCACTTGAGAAAACTAGCGGTTCAAGCTCACCTTGGACGCTATTTATCTGGGCACTAACTATCATCTTAAGAGAGGGTTTTGAGGCTCTTATCATCGTTGCAGCCGTCGTTGCATATCTTGTAAAAACTGGCAATGCTAAACAAATGGGCAAGGTCGTATATAGCTCAGTCGGCGTGGCTGTCATCTTAAGCTTTGTCATGGCTTGGATAATGAACATCATCTTTGGCGAGGCAGCAGGTCAAAAAAGAGAGCTTATGGAAGGCATCACGATGCTTGTTGCTGTGGGACTTCTATTTTATGTTGGCTTCTGGCTTCTTTCAAATGCTGGCGCTAAAAAATGGAACGACTACATCAAATCTCACGTATCTGAGTCTATCTCAAGTGGCTCAAGCACGGCGCTTTGGTGGACTGTATTTTTAGCGGTATTTAGAGAGGGCGCTGAGACAGTGCTATTTTATCAAGCACTTATCTTTGATGCAAAAGACTCAGCTGGCTACTCAATGATCGCAGCTGGCTTTGTCGTAGGTCTTATCGTTCTTTTAATAGTCTATTTCTTATTTAAAATTTTCGCTGTTAAAATTCCTATTAAGCAATTTTTTATATTTACATCAGCTATCATCTTTTACATGTCGATCGTCTTTGTTGGCAAGGGCGTTGGCGAGCTAGTTGAGGGCAAAATTTTCATCCCAACTATCATAAAAGGACTAAATTTCCCTGACTGGATGAGAGACTGGCTAGGACTTATGCCATATTACGAGAGTTTAGTACCTCAAATCATTATGGTGCTTGCCCTAATTATAGGCATTGTTATCATGAAATCAAAACAAAATAAAAACTAA
- a CDS encoding 4Fe-4S binding protein, producing MKEFGFYNDFDDALMLNEQIEINNENGDYLVSNSPKLKANVIAPEINFYLKNTTASVLEKAKNTLLLYEARASAFDMAKDVDYEKEVGKNVVIVSNSGREELANLLKENGYKVIELTHFEVKFLYGAAGELSVLVLRANDEFEVDCDFFLVENARDYMLKQSGCYEIAGLKDEKVLEILNAKSPKFRYKSFTQYDSSICQYHERRTEICGRCAEVCPTVAILKEDETKHLVFSQIDCTNCGNCISVCPSGALDYTLMPQSSFTAVAKLYKGKIALIVPEEINLEDLRVSLPENVLPFAISAAHFLSQTHFLTLLQESGASVILFSKTLGKGEKDAISILNQIYELKFKETAIYHAKDKASLENALKKAKLIDGSQHSMTEYALPKREIFAKRLEFIVGESDLGVVKSGEMIRYGEVTINADTCTLCLSCVGACNVSALMADKKTNSILFNPSICTACGYCELSCAEKNTISLEVGKIALKPEFFVYSELAHDELFACVECGKEFATKKAVEKIATIMQPRFGNDRVKIKALYCCADCKAKLMVQAQINAMKEDLLNG from the coding sequence ATGAAAGAATTTGGCTTTTATAACGATTTTGACGATGCTTTGATGCTAAATGAACAAATAGAGATCAACAACGAAAATGGCGACTATCTTGTCTCTAACTCGCCAAAGCTAAAAGCAAATGTCATCGCACCTGAGATAAATTTTTACCTTAAAAATACAACCGCAAGCGTCTTAGAAAAAGCCAAAAACACGCTTTTGCTCTACGAGGCAAGAGCTAGTGCCTTTGACATGGCAAAGGATGTCGACTACGAAAAAGAAGTCGGCAAAAATGTCGTAATAGTAAGCAACTCAGGCCGCGAAGAGCTAGCAAATTTACTAAAAGAAAATGGTTACAAAGTCATTGAGCTAACGCACTTTGAAGTAAAATTTTTATACGGTGCGGCTGGCGAGTTAAGTGTTTTGGTGCTTAGAGCAAACGACGAATTTGAAGTTGATTGCGACTTTTTCTTGGTTGAAAACGCAAGGGACTATATGCTAAAACAAAGTGGCTGTTACGAGATAGCAGGGCTTAAAGATGAAAAAGTGCTTGAAATTTTAAATGCAAAAAGCCCAAAATTTAGATACAAAAGCTTTACACAGTACGACTCGTCAATATGCCAGTATCACGAGCGCAGGACTGAAATTTGTGGGCGTTGTGCCGAAGTTTGCCCAACGGTTGCGATATTAAAAGAGGACGAGACAAAGCACCTTGTCTTTTCGCAGATAGACTGCACAAACTGCGGAAACTGTATCAGCGTCTGCCCTAGCGGCGCACTTGATTATACTCTAATGCCACAAAGCTCATTTACCGCTGTGGCAAAGCTTTATAAAGGCAAGATTGCACTCATTGTGCCTGAAGAGATAAATTTAGAAGATCTTAGAGTTAGCCTACCAGAAAATGTCCTACCTTTTGCCATTTCAGCTGCACATTTTCTAAGCCAAACGCACTTTTTGACACTCCTTCAAGAAAGTGGTGCGAGTGTGATTTTATTTAGCAAAACTCTTGGCAAAGGCGAAAAAGACGCCATTAGCATCTTAAATCAAATTTATGAGCTTAAATTTAAAGAGACCGCGATCTACCACGCAAAAGACAAGGCTAGCCTTGAAAATGCGCTAAAAAAGGCTAAACTAATTGATGGCTCACAGCATTCAATGACAGAATACGCGCTACCAAAGAGAGAAATTTTTGCCAAAAGGCTTGAGTTTATCGTAGGAGAGAGTGATCTTGGCGTCGTAAAAAGCGGCGAGATGATAAGATATGGCGAAGTCACGATAAATGCTGACACCTGTACGCTCTGCCTTAGCTGTGTTGGAGCTTGTAACGTAAGCGCTTTGATGGCTGATAAGAAGACAAATTCGATTTTATTTAACCCAAGCATTTGCACCGCCTGCGGCTACTGCGAGCTAAGCTGCGCCGAGAAAAACACCATCTCACTTGAGGTCGGCAAGATCGCTCTTAAGCCTGAGTTTTTCGTTTATAGCGAGCTTGCACACGACGAGCTATTTGCCTGCGTGGAGTGCGGAAAAGAGTTTGCGACTAAAAAAGCAGTCGAAAAGATCGCAACTATAATGCAACCAAGATTTGGCAACGATAGGGTTAAGATAAAAGCGCTTTACTGCTGTGCTGACTGTAAGGCCAAACTAATGGTTCAAGCCCAAATAAACGCGATGAAAGAGGATTTATTAAATGGATAA
- the selA gene encoding L-seryl-tRNA(Sec) selenium transferase, giving the protein MNDLRNIPQVDKIIKNEAFSGLDVSLVTMLARQILDKVRAKILNENASFSGEEIINLILDEYDKFNEASLQRVLNLTGVAIHTNLARSVIDKEILSRATPVITGYSNLEYNLETGSRGNRYDYIGSLIARAFGFEDAIVVNNNASAVFLVLNTFAKGREVVVSRGELVEIGGSFRVPEVMANAGCILKEVGTTNKTKLKDYEEAISENTVMLVKVHRSNFDIVGFSEEATANELSKLAREQNLIDYFDLGSGFYGNLPFNLDKNEPDLKNLKDVSLVSFSGDKLLGAVQCGIIVGKKELITKLKKNQLLRMLRVDKVIISLLAESIKAYLNKEFELITTQKLLHKSVKELESLANFINKSLKTPLEIVRTSTFVGGGAMPNKKIPSVALAFSGDANLNELKFRQKRVIGRIENNKFMLDLRSLLDDDVETLIKIINETEEK; this is encoded by the coding sequence TTGAACGATTTAAGAAATATCCCACAAGTTGATAAGATCATAAAAAACGAAGCATTTTCGGGGCTTGATGTGAGTTTAGTCACAATGCTAGCAAGACAAATTTTAGACAAAGTAAGGGCTAAAATTTTAAATGAAAACGCAAGCTTTAGTGGCGAAGAGATAATAAATTTGATCCTAGATGAGTATGATAAATTTAACGAAGCCAGCCTTCAAAGGGTGCTAAATTTAACCGGCGTTGCCATACATACAAACCTCGCTAGAAGCGTTATAGATAAAGAAATTTTAAGCCGAGCGACACCTGTTATCACAGGTTATTCTAATCTTGAATATAACCTAGAAACGGGTAGTCGTGGCAACAGATATGACTATATAGGCTCACTCATAGCAAGAGCTTTTGGCTTTGAGGATGCTATCGTCGTAAATAATAACGCAAGCGCTGTATTTTTGGTGCTAAATACCTTTGCAAAGGGCAGGGAGGTAGTCGTTAGTAGAGGCGAGCTTGTCGAGATAGGCGGTAGTTTTAGAGTGCCTGAGGTGATGGCAAATGCAGGCTGCATCCTAAAAGAGGTTGGCACGACAAACAAAACTAAGCTAAAAGACTACGAAGAGGCAATTAGTGAAAATACGGTGATGCTTGTAAAGGTTCATCGCTCAAATTTTGACATAGTTGGTTTTAGCGAAGAAGCCACGGCAAATGAACTAAGCAAGCTAGCGCGTGAGCAAAATTTAATAGACTATTTTGATCTTGGCAGCGGTTTTTATGGAAATTTACCGTTTAATCTAGACAAAAACGAGCCAGATCTAAAAAATTTAAAAGATGTTTCCCTGGTTAGCTTTAGCGGTGATAAGCTGCTTGGTGCGGTGCAGTGCGGCATCATTGTTGGCAAAAAAGAGCTCATCACAAAGCTTAAGAAAAACCAGCTTTTAAGGATGCTTCGCGTCGATAAAGTAATCATCTCGCTTTTGGCTGAGAGCATAAAAGCTTATCTAAACAAAGAATTTGAGCTAATCACAACGCAAAAACTGCTTCACAAAAGCGTAAAAGAGCTTGAGAGCTTGGCAAATTTTATAAATAAAAGCCTAAAAACTCCGCTTGAAATAGTGCGAACTTCGACCTTTGTAGGGGGTGGTGCTATGCCAAATAAAAAGATCCCAAGCGTGGCGCTTGCATTTAGTGGCGACGCAAATTTAAACGAGCTAAAATTTAGGCAAAAAAGGGTGATCGGCCGCATAGAAAATAACAAATTTATGCTCGATCTTAGATCGCTTCTTGATGATGACGTAGAGACGCTAATAAAAATAATAAATGAAACGGAAGAAAAATGA
- the selB gene encoding selenocysteine-specific translation elongation factor: MSLIIGTAGHIDHGKTALIKELNGFEGDNLEEEKKRGITIDLSFSNLSKNDENIAFIDVPGHENLIKTMISGAYGFDACLFVVAANDGLMPQSLEHLEILNLLGVKSVIVALTKCDLVDVATIKLRKKEIRDEISKFKNLQILEIFAVSIKDKASIDELRNYLFTLKAKKRDEEGVFRYYIDRVFSLKGIGNVVTGTVIEGSVNKNEKLFNYDAGKEVLVRSVQSHDKFVDNAGVSSRVALNLTGIELNELKKGQLLSKKGYFRGFREVDAVVTAKNLIHSQSVTFCVGAKNVPAKVLILSQKDDSYFVTFKFQSDMFLKFDEAFVLISDARVIGGGRVLNPVLEPLKKAGKILFLAALLKHDFIGAFSILKEAHKNGFGIISSYQRFGLSHEEAVNVAKKVSNVFVDEKALNIYDLSAIERIKSVVKFMIEKNEFAVFSAQSISLKLAWASQNLAQKALDELESINLISKNDGVYTKKGVDISKLKVRLEEKIYEILESGKLAPTAPYNIYDELEIDRLSGDNALKKLTAMGRVVRLEHNLFITRNSLKMALDKLREIIKNQGFVNVTNAKDALNLSRKYVIAYLEQLDLESDIMKQGNDRVFRG, from the coding sequence ATGAGTTTAATAATAGGAACAGCAGGGCATATCGACCACGGCAAAACCGCGCTTATAAAGGAGCTAAACGGCTTTGAAGGGGACAATCTTGAAGAGGAGAAAAAGCGTGGCATAACGATCGATCTAAGCTTTTCAAATTTAAGTAAAAATGATGAGAATATCGCATTTATCGACGTGCCAGGACATGAAAATCTCATAAAAACGATGATAAGTGGTGCGTACGGCTTTGACGCGTGCTTGTTTGTGGTGGCGGCAAATGACGGGCTTATGCCTCAAAGCTTGGAGCACCTTGAAATTTTAAATCTTCTTGGCGTGAAATCTGTGATCGTGGCGCTTACAAAGTGCGATTTGGTTGATGTTGCCACCATAAAATTAAGAAAAAAAGAGATAAGAGATGAAATTTCTAAATTTAAAAACCTGCAAATTTTAGAAATTTTCGCCGTTAGCATAAAGGATAAGGCAAGCATCGATGAGCTTAGAAACTATCTCTTTACACTAAAAGCCAAAAAGCGCGATGAGGAGGGCGTTTTTAGATACTACATCGATAGGGTCTTTAGCCTAAAAGGTATCGGAAATGTCGTAACTGGGACTGTGATAGAGGGAAGTGTCAATAAAAATGAGAAGCTTTTTAACTACGACGCTGGTAAAGAGGTGCTAGTAAGAAGCGTGCAAAGCCATGATAAATTTGTAGATAATGCAGGGGTTAGCAGCCGTGTGGCGCTAAATTTGACAGGAATTGAGCTTAATGAGTTAAAAAAAGGGCAGTTACTTAGTAAAAAAGGCTATTTTAGAGGATTTAGAGAGGTTGATGCGGTCGTAACTGCTAAAAATCTCATTCACTCGCAAAGCGTAACCTTTTGCGTAGGAGCTAAAAATGTGCCTGCAAAGGTGCTAATCCTTAGCCAAAAAGATGATAGCTACTTTGTTACTTTTAAATTTCAAAGCGATATGTTTTTGAAATTTGACGAGGCATTTGTGCTTATCTCAGATGCACGCGTGATAGGCGGTGGCAGAGTGCTAAATCCTGTGCTTGAGCCACTAAAAAAAGCTGGCAAAATTCTCTTTTTGGCTGCACTTTTAAAGCATGATTTCATTGGAGCATTTTCTATACTTAAAGAAGCCCACAAAAATGGCTTTGGCATAATCTCTTCTTATCAAAGGTTTGGACTAAGTCACGAAGAGGCCGTAAATGTGGCTAAAAAAGTCTCAAACGTCTTTGTCGATGAAAAAGCTTTAAATATCTACGATCTAAGCGCGATTGAGCGGATAAAATCTGTGGTTAAATTTATGATAGAGAAAAATGAATTTGCCGTTTTCTCAGCTCAAAGTATAAGCCTAAAGCTTGCTTGGGCTAGTCAAAATTTGGCTCAAAAAGCACTTGATGAGCTTGAAAGTATAAACTTAATCTCTAAAAATGATGGCGTCTATACAAAAAAAGGCGTTGATATAAGCAAACTAAAAGTAAGGCTTGAAGAGAAAATTTATGAAATTTTAGAAAGCGGAAAGCTAGCTCCAACAGCACCTTATAATATATATGATGAGCTGGAAATAGATAGGTTAAGTGGTGATAATGCCCTTAAAAAGCTAACTGCAATGGGCAGAGTTGTAAGGCTGGAGCATAATCTTTTTATTACTAGAAATTCGCTAAAAATGGCACTTGATAAACTAAGAGAGATCATCAAAAATCAAGGCTTTGTAAATGTCACAAACGCCAAGGATGCACTAAATTTAAGTAGAAAATATGTAATCGCTTATCTTGAGCAACTTGACCTTGAGAGTGACATAATGAAGCAAGGAAATGATAGAGTCTTTCGTGGTTAG
- a CDS encoding thioredoxin domain-containing protein gives MKKVVLASIIAATSLIAASDKQIEDFYSEVFKNQNIDGVNVKVVERTKILDDIEKVSLKFSKGDMSQEDVTFVKGDLMFPDVVNLKEQKSYLAEEKKVIAEKAALDLVKSLAKIYKNEDKANVITLGNDSKKPTLIMFSDPECPYCRAELAKIETTLKDSNVEIVLTPVHDISSLQKSSLIYKDAKAAKSDSDKVKILRKYYAEDYNVDDKSVSKDDVAKIDNLRKKYFAAGVRSVPFIVNKSDLK, from the coding sequence ATGAAAAAAGTGGTTTTGGCCTCTATTATTGCAGCAACTAGTCTAATTGCAGCAAGTGATAAACAAATAGAAGATTTTTACTCAGAAGTTTTTAAAAATCAAAATATCGATGGTGTTAATGTAAAAGTCGTAGAACGCACTAAAATTTTAGATGATATAGAAAAAGTAAGCTTAAAATTTAGCAAAGGGGATATGTCTCAAGAAGATGTGACTTTTGTTAAGGGCGATCTTATGTTTCCTGATGTTGTAAATTTAAAGGAGCAAAAGTCTTATTTGGCTGAAGAAAAAAAGGTAATCGCAGAAAAAGCAGCACTTGATTTAGTAAAATCACTAGCTAAAATTTATAAAAATGAAGACAAAGCAAATGTTATAACTCTTGGCAATGATAGCAAAAAGCCAACTCTTATCATGTTTTCAGATCCTGAATGCCCATATTGTAGAGCCGAGCTAGCAAAGATCGAGACAACACTAAAAGATAGCAACGTTGAGATCGTCCTAACTCCAGTGCATGACATCTCATCACTTCAAAAAAGCTCGCTAATCTACAAAGATGCAAAAGCTGCTAAGAGTGACAGCGATAAGGTTAAAATTTTAAGAAAATACTACGCTGAAGACTACAATGTAGATGATAAGAGCGTTAGCAAAGATGATGTCGCAAAGATCGATAATCTCCGCAAAAAATACTTTGCAGCTGGCGTTAGATCAGTGCCATTTATCGTAAATAAAAGCGATCTAAAATAA
- a CDS encoding TorD/DmsD family molecular chaperone, with product MDKNIIKARSYFYEFLAYPMFFYTNDEKFSRWKEQLRYLSANPLSEDSDAAFKNLDKFSFEEFSKEQNDVLFGFTNIPLSASFYEEGRDNGAARLRVIECLKLSPYRRDSELCKDSEDYVGFIFLAMATFLKDEFDDAKNISNKLFSETLNLFVDEFSQLLSAHKEANFFRSYAIILKDFIELERAVLNVEAPAKPKGDSVAMAALKKEPFQSKMPTFKTKLHWEEFSPVISHEFKD from the coding sequence ATGGATAAAAACATCATAAAAGCAAGATCATATTTTTACGAATTTCTAGCATATCCTATGTTTTTTTACACAAATGATGAGAAATTTTCAAGGTGGAAAGAGCAGTTAAGATACTTAAGCGCAAATCCTTTAAGTGAGGATAGTGATGCTGCATTTAAAAATTTAGATAAATTTAGCTTTGAAGAATTTTCAAAAGAACAAAATGATGTTCTTTTTGGCTTTACAAATATCCCTTTAAGTGCCTCATTTTATGAAGAGGGCAGAGATAACGGAGCAGCTAGGCTTAGGGTTATTGAATGTTTAAAACTAAGCCCATATAGACGTGATAGCGAGCTTTGCAAAGACAGCGAGGACTACGTTGGATTTATATTTTTAGCAATGGCTACATTTTTAAAAGATGAGTTTGATGATGCAAAAAATATTAGCAATAAGCTATTTTCTGAAACTTTAAATTTATTTGTAGATGAGTTTTCTCAGCTACTTTCAGCTCACAAAGAGGCAAATTTCTTTCGTTCGTATGCGATCATCTTAAAAGACTTCATCGAGCTTGAAAGAGCGGTCTTAAACGTAGAAGCACCAGCTAAACCAAAAGGCGATAGTGTCGCTATGGCAGCTCTTAAGAAAGAGCCATTTCAAAGCAAGATGCCAACATTTAAAACCAAGCTTCACTGGGAAGAATTTTCTCCAGTCATTTCACACGAGTTTAAAGACTAG
- a CDS encoding MqnA/MqnD/SBP family protein, whose amino-acid sequence MIFGKIDYLNLLPFHVFLKSAPLSSQIKKAIEFKKGVPSKLNRALNARKIDAAVISSIASKKSNLKKLNFGIVAKKDVKSVLVRKNSDMKFDPASASSNALAKVLNLNGEVIIGDRALKAYLSEGKECFYDLGQIWHEKTNLPFVFGRFSYVKNGSFYKRLVAKFLQKNIKIPNYILAQYAKSRAISEQDIKWYLRFISYKIGPKEQKSLRKFFKENRLLKAAKRIKFL is encoded by the coding sequence ATGATATTTGGAAAGATTGATTATCTAAATTTACTCCCATTTCACGTATTTTTAAAATCAGCCCCACTAAGTTCTCAGATAAAAAAGGCGATCGAGTTTAAAAAGGGCGTGCCAAGTAAGCTAAATAGGGCGCTAAATGCCAGAAAGATCGACGCTGCGGTGATCTCAAGTATAGCTAGCAAAAAGTCAAATTTAAAGAAGCTAAATTTTGGAATAGTCGCCAAAAAAGATGTCAAAAGCGTGCTTGTTCGCAAAAACTCAGATATGAAATTTGACCCAGCCTCAGCTAGCTCAAATGCCCTAGCCAAGGTGCTTAATCTAAATGGCGAGGTGATCATAGGTGACAGGGCGCTAAAAGCATACTTAAGCGAGGGCAAAGAGTGCTTTTACGACCTTGGTCAAATTTGGCACGAAAAGACAAATTTGCCATTTGTTTTTGGTAGATTTTCTTACGTAAAAAACGGCTCGTTTTATAAAAGGTTGGTTGCAAAATTTTTGCAAAAAAATATAAAGATCCCAAACTATATCTTAGCCCAGTACGCTAAAAGTCGCGCCATAAGCGAGCAAGATATCAAGTGGTATCTTAGATTTATAAGCTACAAGATCGGTCCAAAAGAGCAAAAATCACTCAGAAAATTTTTTAAAGAAAATAGATTATTAAAAGCAGCAAAAAGAATTAAATTTTTATAG
- the fdh3B gene encoding formate dehydrogenase FDH3 subunit beta — protein MARMKFFVDTNRCISCYGCQVACSSAHELPVGIYRRKVITLHDGIEGKEVSTTIACQHCTDAPCEQVCPVDCFYIRADGIVLHDKDKCIGCGYCLYACPFGAPQFPKDGAFGIKGVMDKCTMCAGGPEPTNSHEERELYGQNRMAEGKIPMCAAVCATNALLVGDAADVSNVYRKRVMLRNTGLNV, from the coding sequence ATGGCAAGAATGAAATTTTTCGTAGATACTAATAGATGTATTAGTTGTTATGGGTGTCAAGTAGCTTGCTCTTCTGCTCACGAGCTTCCGGTTGGAATTTATAGAAGAAAGGTCATCACGCTTCATGATGGCATAGAAGGTAAAGAGGTCTCGACTACCATCGCATGCCAACACTGTACTGATGCACCTTGCGAGCAAGTTTGTCCAGTAGATTGTTTTTACATTAGAGCTGATGGTATCGTGCTTCACGATAAAGATAAATGCATAGGCTGTGGATACTGCCTATATGCTTGTCCATTTGGTGCACCACAGTTCCCTAAAGATGGAGCATTTGGCATAAAAGGTGTAATGGATAAATGTACTATGTGTGCAGGTGGTCCAGAGCCAACAAACTCGCACGAAGAGAGAGAGCTTTATGGCCAAAACAGAATGGCTGAGGGTAAAATACCTATGTGTGCGGCAGTTTGTGCTACAAATGCACTTTTGGTTGGTGATGCAGCCGATGTGTCAAATGTATACCGCAAACGCGTTATGCTAAGAAATACAGGATTAAACGTATAA
- a CDS encoding DUF6803 family protein, with the protein MVMTHYMELLSLDQPYNLILYMVIPMGLAELLVAMEFFTMYHMDSGKNAGFKAISKFVGIVLGVYFTALVIYFMAKIYPSIKWRGYADVIAIYSYLIGVIPLLGIALLELNLIYKNASEKAKLKLHFCLLIFFLIVGHVAMIFGMVDPTITGYKANDGAMDMHMNMPADMPMHDHHKMMMQNMSEDNSTNMHMHH; encoded by the coding sequence ATGGTAATGACACACTACATGGAGCTTTTATCGCTCGATCAACCTTATAACCTAATCCTCTACATGGTGATACCTATGGGGCTTGCGGAGCTTTTAGTGGCGATGGAGTTTTTTACGATGTATCACATGGATAGCGGCAAAAATGCTGGCTTTAAGGCTATTAGTAAATTTGTTGGCATAGTGCTTGGGGTCTATTTTACAGCTCTTGTAATCTATTTTATGGCAAAAATTTATCCAAGTATAAAATGGCGTGGATATGCCGATGTTATAGCTATCTACTCATATCTCATCGGCGTCATACCACTTCTTGGCATCGCGCTTTTAGAGCTAAATTTGATCTACAAAAACGCAAGCGAAAAGGCAAAGCTAAAGCTTCATTTTTGCCTACTCATATTCTTCTTGATCGTCGGACACGTCGCTATGATATTTGGCATGGTTGATCCTACCATAACAGGCTACAAGGCTAATGATGGCGCGATGGATATGCATATGAATATGCCAGCAGATATGCCGATGCACGATCACCACAAGATGATGATGCAAAATATGAGTGAAGATAACTCAACTAATATGCATATGCACCACTAA
- a CDS encoding twin-arginine translocation signal domain-containing protein, which produces MQGSRRDFLKKSLKVGAASGVLAVSAVAKVTSDDLAPDDNGVVVGKSNKKEVLYKKSKNWETYYKIAY; this is translated from the coding sequence ATGCAAGGATCAAGAAGAGATTTTCTTAAAAAATCTCTAAAAGTCGGTGCTGCCAGCGGAGTACTCGCAGTCTCAGCCGTAGCAAAAGTGACTAGCGATGACTTGGCTCCTGATGACAATGGCGTTGTCGTAGGCAAGTCTAACAAAAAAGAGGTGCTTTATAAAAAAAGCAAGAACTGGGAAACCTACTATAAAATCGCATACTAA